The following proteins are co-located in the Schistocerca nitens isolate TAMUIC-IGC-003100 chromosome 2, iqSchNite1.1, whole genome shotgun sequence genome:
- the LOC126234936 gene encoding uncharacterized protein LOC126234936, with protein sequence MVRKYRRQTSRQDWSLEAMEGAVNAVIEGHMGSFRAARQFNVPQTTIERHVVKKRANPGYTVVKRLRPIDSVFTPEQELAERSNIKHPFNTAAKSVGRDLLNGLLARNPTLPIRKPEATSIARAVGFNRVAVDRFFDLLESQLDTFKFTGDRIFNCGETGLTVIPKGHTKVVALKGRQVGAVTSADFCDCRNLCFSVGVLRTTYVNLSSETNATSGGAWAEVQETGWMTKELFLTWFKKFIAFTGALKERPILLILDGHKRHTKNLELIDVARENGVVLLCLPPHCSHRLQPLDVAFMKPLSKFDKDEVRMWLRTHPGKVATLHQIASLFGKAFIHSLQCPQQ encoded by the exons atggttcgcaagtatcggcgacaaacgtctaggcaagattggtcattggaggcaatggaaggcgctgtaaatgctgttatagaaggtcatatgggttctttcagggctgctcgacagttcaacgtgccacagacaacgattgaacgacatgtggtaaagaaacgtgctaatcctggctatacagttgtgaaaaggttaAGACCAATCGAtagtgtgtttaccccagaacaagag ctagctgaacgaagcaacatcaaacatccatttaatactgcagccaaatctgTTGGAAGAGATTTGTTAAATGGGCttcttgcacgaaatcctaccttaccaatacgaaaaccagaggccacatcaatcgcacgagcagtggggtttaatcgagttgctgtagatcggtttttcgatctgttagaaagtcaattagacacattcaagtttacaggagacagaattttcaattgcggtgagactggtttaacagtcattccaaaaggtcacacaaaggtggttgctttgaaagggagacaggtgggagcagttacttcagcagacttctgtgactgcagaaatctgtgtttcagcgtcggggtgctacgtaccacctatgttaatttatcctcggaaacgaatgcaacaagcggtggtgcctgggcagaagtccaagaaactggttggatgacgaaagagctatttttgacttggtttaagaagtttattgcGTTTACTGGAGCGTTaaaggaaagaccaatacttctcatattggacggccacaaaaggcacaccaagaatttagaactgatagaTGTGGCCCGCGAAAATGGGGTTGTCTTACTGTGTTTGCCTccacactgctcacaccgtcttcaaccattggacgtggcatttatgaaacctctcAGTAAATTCGACAAAGATGAAGTAAGAATGTggcttcgcacccatcctggaaaagttgctacgctgcatcagatcgcaagtttattcggcaaagccttcattcattcgctacaatgtccacagcagtga